In Spodoptera frugiperda isolate SF20-4 chromosome 4, AGI-APGP_CSIRO_Sfru_2.0, whole genome shotgun sequence, a single window of DNA contains:
- the LOC118272754 gene encoding islet cell autoantigen 1 codes for MMQHQYWVTKKTVLKKLGTKEDECIVASDAELDAKLELFRSISDSCLQLQRVLDQYQERLCILAQEENSLGKFLRDAGKNADASGKHMVSAGKAISYSGQQRLSVRGPLLRLYHEVETFRGRAVSDMRATVSAMEKARIEYRAALSWMKSTSAQLDPDTGRGLDNFRKAQRQVRESKKLFDKLTLDVLQKIDLLAAARCNMFSHVLSNYQGSFITFATKVAQTLTATADTMNATPQYEFSILKELSQTLGESEGKQEVTPQDKDQMLFFQDEFKDDNPETSEKSKTDNENDKQPSNERDAKPSTSLNLIDTSYLESESSSGNAGILSELAGLQLDCGDGQGDFGTFLPSQLLQNSSSLLQGPMTPVSSNNNQTQAVKSVQTSKPTPSSVIPKKEDKAAWFKLFAELDPLANPDNLLGSNTNQSHAA; via the exons ATGATGCAACATCAGTACTGGGTAACAAAAAAGACTGTGCTAAAAAAACTAGGAACCAAAGAGGATGAGTGTATTGTTGCGTCCGACGCCGAGCTTGATGCCAAACTGGAATTATTTCGATCAATATCAGACAGCTGCTTACAATTACAGCGAGTATTGGACCAATATCAGGAGCGATTGTGTATTTTGGCTCAAGAGGAAAATTCATTAGGAAAGTTCTTGCGAGATGCAGGGAAAAATGCGGATGCGTCTGGTAAACACATGGTATCAGCTGGAAAAGCAATTTCCTATTCTGGTCAGCAGCGCTTATCGGTGAGGGGGCCGCTCTTGAGGCTTTATCATGAAGTGGAAACGTTTCGAGGTCGCGCCGTGAGCGATATGCGGGCGACTGTGTCGGCTATGGAAAAAGCCCGAATTGAGTACCGCGCCGCTCTCAGCTGGATGAAATCGACGAGCGCTCAGTTAGATCCTGATACTGGACGCGGCCTTGACAACTTCCGAAAGGCACAGCGACAAGTACGCGAGAGCAAAAAGCTGTTTGATAAACTTACTCTGGATGTGTTGCAAAAA ATTGATCTCTTAGCTGCGGCAAGATGTAACATGTTTTCTCATGTGCTCTCAAACTACCAAGGGTCCTTCATAACTTTTGCTACGAAAGTGGCACAAACTCTGACAGCCACTGCGGACACGATGAATGCCACTCCGCAGTATGAGTTTTCTATCTTGAAGGAATTATCTCAGACATTGGGTGAGAGTGAAGGCAAGCAGGAGGTTACACCACAGGACAAAGATCAGATGTTATTCTTCCAG GATGAATTTAAAGATGATAATCCAGAAACCAGTGAGAAATCTAAAACAGACAACGAAAATGACAAACAACCGTCCAATGAGAGAGATGCGAAGCCCAGTACTTCGCTAAACTTAATTGATACAAGCTACTTGGAATCAGAGTCATCTAGCGGGAATGCTGGAATACTATCTGAATTAGCTGGCCTACAATTGGATTGTGGTGATGGACAAGGCGATTTTGGAACCTTTTTGCCTTCTCAATTGTTACAG AACTCATCCAGCTTGCTCCAAGGCCCGATGACCCCAGTAAGCAGCAACAACAATCAGACACAAGCAGTGAAATCGGTACAAACTTCGAAGCCAACACCAAGTTCCGTTATTCCAAAGAAAGAGGATAAAGCAGCATGGTTCAAACTCTTTGCGGAACTGGATCCTCTTGCTAACCCTGATAACCTTCTAGGGTCCAACACCAATCAGAGCCATGCAGCCTAA